Proteins encoded within one genomic window of Gadus macrocephalus chromosome 16, ASM3116895v1:
- the LOC132475330 gene encoding pannexin-1-like — MAIAHVATEYVFSDFLLKDPTQARYQNIRTELAVDKMVTCVAVGLPLLLISLAFAQEVSVGTQISCFAPSNFSWRQAAYVDSYCWASVHTHALPLWLHKFFPYILLLVAVLMYTPALFWRFTAAPLLQSDLGFIMEELDRCYNRAVTLAKRMATHDLPSSDGDPTDGCFMYPLVEKYLVTKRCSRGVLVRYLVCRGATLLILLCACVYLGYYLRLASLTDEFGCSLRTGLLVDDPTVPEKVQCKLIAVGVFSLLCLVNLVLFSALVPVVIYAGLRPLLCIGNASFLDTYQSLPTVSVLPRPGGQWDDLALYLLFLEENLSELKSYKYIKVLELLKRRGECSGEDFDSMGLLQTLCLVKMDAVDGKKAPRGADKRADLAAPSPNGSPGLPGPTNTPCPGGVPSREGSKTGSVADSTGQETEMQEFTRLLRTDSHVIG, encoded by the exons ATGGCGATCGCTCATGTCGCCACCGAGTACGTGTTCAGTGACTTCCTGCTGAAGGACCCGACCCAGGCACGCTACCAGAACATCCGCACAGAGCTGGCCGTGGACAAGATGGTGACCTGCGTGGCCGTGggcctgcctctcctcctcatctcgcTCGCCTTTGCACAGGAAGTGTCCGTCG GAACTCAGATCAGCTGCTTCGCTCCGTCTAACTTCTCGTGGAGACAGGCGGCCTACGTGGACTCGTATTGCTGGGCCtcggtgcacacacacgcactgcccCTGTGGCTGCACAAG TTCTTCCCCTAcatcctgctgctggtggccgtGCTGATGTACACGCCGGCGCTGTTCTGGCGCTTCACCGCCGCGCCGCTGCTCCAGTCGGACCTCGGCTTCATCATGGAGGAGCTGGACCGCTGCTACAACCGGGCCGTCACCCTGGCCAAGCGCATGGCCACGCACGACCTGCCCTCATCTGACGG cgACCCCACCGACGGCTGCTTCATGTACCCCCTGGTGGAGAAGTACCTGGTGACCAAGCGCTGCTCCCGAGGGGTGCTGGTCCGGTACCTGGTGTGCCGCGGAGCCACGCTGCTCATCCTgctgtgcgcgtgcgtgtaccTGGGCTACTACCTGCGGCTGGCCTCCCTCACCGACGAGTTCGGCTGCTCGCTGCGCACCGGCCTCCTGGTGGACGACCCCACGGTCCCGGAGAAGGTGCAGTGCAAGCTGATCGCCGTGGGGGTCTTCTCCCTGCTCTG TCTCGTCAACCTGGTGCTGTTCTCCGCGTTGGTTCCCGTGGTCATCTACGCCggtctccgccccctcctctgcatCGGAAACGCCTCCTTCCTGGACACGTACCAATCGCTGCCCACCGTCAGCGTTCTGCCCCGGCCCGGCGGCCAATGGGACGACCTGGCTCTGTACCTGCTCTTCCTGGAAGAGAACCTCAGTGAACTCAAGTCTTACAAGTACATCAAG gtgttgGAGCTGCTGAAGCGCAGGGGGGAGTGCTCCGGCGAGGACTTTGACAGTATGGGACTGCTGCAGACGCTGTGCCTGGTGAAGATGGACGCGGTCGACGGCAAGAAGGCCCCGAGAGGCGCTGACAAACGGGCCGACCTCGCCGCCCCCAGCCCCAACGGCAGCCCCGGCCTGCCGGGCCCGACCAACACCCCCTGCCCCGGCGGCGTGCCCAGCAGGGAGGGCTCGAAGACGGGCTCGGTGGCCGACAGCACCGGCCAGGAGACGGAGATGCAGG AATTCACTCGATTGCTCCGAACAGACagccatgtgattggctga